TATATTTATCCTACCAGTTGGGACATACAAAACCTGTACCTGAAATCTTCGATTTTATGATAAAAGATTGTAATATTATCCCTTCCGAAACTCTATTTGTCGACGATGGTGCTTCTAATATTCAGATAGGCAAGAAACTTGGATTCGAGACTTTCCAACCGGAGAATGGCGCAGACTGGCGAGAAGAACTGACAACAATACTAAAGAAGTAATCATTGCCGGTCATATCACGTTCGCAAATAGAAAAATATGCAATCACAAGTCATACTTATCACCGGAGCATCTTCCGGTTTTGGAAAGTTTACAGCTCAAATGTTATCGGAACAAGGGCACATCGTTTACGGAACAAGCCGGAAGCTTTCCGAAAATATGAATAATGTAAAAATGCTTGTTGTCGATGTCACCAGTCCTCTTTCCATCCGTCAGGCGGTAGAACAGATAATATCGGAACAGGGACGAATAGATGTATTGATAAATAATGCCGGTATAGGTATCGGTGGTGCGTTGGAGCTTGCTACAGAAGATGAGGTGAACAGACAGATGAATACCAATTTCTTCGGCGTAGTGAATATGTGCAGGGAAGTACTACCTTTCATGCGCAAGGCACGGACAGGAAAGATTATCAATATCAGTTCTATCGGCGGGGTGATGGGTATCCCTTATCAGGGATTTTATTCGGCTTCAAAGTTTGCAGTGGAAGGTTATAGTGAAGCTTTAGCCTTAGAAGTGCATCCGTTTAATATTAAAGTATGTTTGGTAGAGCCAGGAGATTTTAATACCGGATTTACGGATAACCGGAATATTTCCGAACTAACAAGACTGGATGCTGATTACGGAGAAAGTTTCCTGAAATCGCTGAAGATTATAGAAAAAGAAGAGCGCAATGGATGCCACCCACGGAAGCTGGCTGCTACAATTTGTAAAATTGTGGTTTGCAAAAATCCGCCTTTCCGAACTAAAGTAGGACCGTTGGTGCAAGTCTTGTTTGCAAAAAGCAAAAGATGGTTGCCCGATGCGGTAATACAGTATGCCCTTCGGATATTTTACGCTATAAAATAATGATTTAGGCACGGATTACACAGTTTTGAAATATGATTGAATCTTTACATGAATCGAATACATTTTCCCACTGGATATTCATTCTCAATCTTGCTGTATTCCTCTCCACTATTTTCTTGTTTCTCCGATGAATAAGGGGTTTGCGGGTAAAGAACTACAACTTCACCTGTATACGGTTAGTTTCTAAAACTGTTCCTCTTAGTGAAACACTTTGTTTCTTGATGTGAAACACTTCGTTTCAAGCAATGAAACAGTTCGTTTCACACCGAGAAACAAAGTGTTTCAAATGGGGTTGAAACTAATTACAAAATAGCTTTACTAATCATGCCTAATTTATTTCTTTGGAACTAATTCCAAAAACATCGTTGTAGTCAATAATATAGCCAGTCCGACACAGACAGTAATCAACAGCCAATTAATATATTTCGCTTTCGGCTTCGTATCGGCATGCAGATTATTCAGGAAATATTCTCGGAAGAAGAGGTACAGTCCCGGAATTGTTGCGCTTGCCAACAGAAAATCTTCGGGAATTTGGAAGAAATAAGTCTTGGACAATCCTATCAATGACCAATGGCAAAGGAAAAGCACCAAAAACATATTGACCTTGTGGGCAAACAGCAATAACAATCCGATAGTAAATACCACCACAGAGCAAGGCATTACCGGAGAAGTCATTTCCGGGAAAGAAAGTCCGCGTGCCAGTGATACCAAAGGATATATGAAAGGCATTGCCAACAGGATATAGGATAATATATCATATTTATGAGTACGTTCAAAAGTCGTATATCCTGTAATCGCGTCCCATATCCAGATAATAGCCATGACTCCCCAAAACATTGCCATCACTCCATTATAACTGCGTTCCTCGCAATAGATATAATAGTAAATGATAGAAATCCATCCATAAAGTCCTATCATATAAAACTTCATAGCCATCTTTACCCATGGACGCGGTTTGCTGATAAGTAATGCCGTCAGCGCGATACCAATAAGAATAATAACTATCTGCAAAATCCAGGTAGCTGAATTATAATATGCGATTGTTCTCCAAAAAATCTCCATAAAAGTAGTTTAATTAATGTCTTGTTAAAGAAAAAGCCCGGTGTGGAAACAGGAACATAGGGAATGTGGCTCCTACCGCCAACATAAATATAACAGTGCTGGCTATCAAAGTATTGGAGAAAAACATACCCATGAATTTATCCAGTTGCTCCGGGTCATTCATATTCTGTAAACACATAATCAATGAGAATACCATGTTATAGGCAAACTTGCCCGGAATCATCGGAAGCAACGCGGGAATATAAAGAACTGTCATCGGACAATAGACGCTTTTCCCTAACCATAAACTACCGAAACCGATTACCAGTCCGGCAAACAAGGAAGCGGTAGCAATATCTACCCCTAAATAAGTCATCAAACAAAAACGGCAGGCGTGTCCCAATGCCGCCAATATGGCAATCATTTTGAATGCACGCAAAGGCGGGTCGGAAATCGCACCAAATCCTATACCTGCTACTGCTGCAAAAAATCCGTCAGTAAGAATGTCAAGTGCTATCATATTAAATTAAACTGTTTTTTACCATTAATAATGTGAAGGAAAGTCCGATAGCGATGCTGACAATCAGTAAAGACGCTTCCGTCAAACGGGCAAATCCTGTCAGGACATATCCTTCGACTACATCAATCACGCCATTAATCAGGGGAACACCAGGTACGAGATAAAGTACACTGGTTGCCATCGCGATTTCAGAGGTCGTATCAAAAATCAGAGCTGTGGAAGCACATAGGGATGCGACGAAAGCCGAGACTATAAATACAATATAGTGGTTCATTTTCTTTTTCTGCATCTGCTGTTTCAGATAAAATCCTGTAATGGTGGCTGAGAAGACAATCCCCATAGAAATCAAGTCGCCTCCGAACAGTTTGCAGAAAGAAGCATTGGCAAAGCCTACCAATAATAACACAAAAAGAGGATGTATCATCGGAGCGGAAACAATTTTCCTGTATTTCTCCGTCAGTTCTTCCAACGAGAGATGATTGTCTACTGCTTCCCAGCTTAACGCACTTAGCTCTGAATTATGCTCGAAACTGATAGGATGAGCAGGAATATCTATAACCTCATTACAGGCTTCGTTTGTTTCCTTGTCTATAATTGTAAGAATGATATTTTTATGAAATACACCTAATTTGACATCTAAGCCAAAAGCTTCTCCGATACGTTTGGAATTACGTACGACTCGTGAGGTATGTACTCCCGCCCCC
This portion of the Bacteroides acidifaciens genome encodes:
- a CDS encoding SDR family oxidoreductase, with translation MQSQVILITGASSGFGKFTAQMLSEQGHIVYGTSRKLSENMNNVKMLVVDVTSPLSIRQAVEQIISEQGRIDVLINNAGIGIGGALELATEDEVNRQMNTNFFGVVNMCREVLPFMRKARTGKIINISSIGGVMGIPYQGFYSASKFAVEGYSEALALEVHPFNIKVCLVEPGDFNTGFTDNRNISELTRLDADYGESFLKSLKIIEKEERNGCHPRKLAATICKIVVCKNPPFRTKVGPLVQVLFAKSKRWLPDAVIQYALRIFYAIK
- a CDS encoding DUF6064 family protein, giving the protein MEIFWRTIAYYNSATWILQIVIILIGIALTALLISKPRPWVKMAMKFYMIGLYGWISIIYYYIYCEERSYNGVMAMFWGVMAIIWIWDAITGYTTFERTHKYDILSYILLAMPFIYPLVSLARGLSFPEMTSPVMPCSVVVFTIGLLLLFAHKVNMFLVLFLCHWSLIGLSKTYFFQIPEDFLLASATIPGLYLFFREYFLNNLHADTKPKAKYINWLLITVCVGLAILLTTTMFLELVPKK
- a CDS encoding threonine/serine exporter family protein, coding for MIALDILTDGFFAAVAGIGFGAISDPPLRAFKMIAILAALGHACRFCLMTYLGVDIATASLFAGLVIGFGSLWLGKSVYCPMTVLYIPALLPMIPGKFAYNMVFSLIMCLQNMNDPEQLDKFMGMFFSNTLIASTVIFMLAVGATFPMFLFPHRAFSLTRH
- a CDS encoding threonine/serine exporter family protein is translated as MKTSESLLSIGKFIAEYSAHLMGAGVHTSRVVRNSKRIGEAFGLDVKLGVFHKNIILTIIDKETNEACNEVIDIPAHPISFEHNSELSALSWEAVDNHLSLEELTEKYRKIVSAPMIHPLFVLLLVGFANASFCKLFGGDLISMGIVFSATITGFYLKQQMQKKKMNHYIVFIVSAFVASLCASTALIFDTTSEIAMATSVLYLVPGVPLINGVIDVVEGYVLTGFARLTEASLLIVSIAIGLSFTLLMVKNSLI